One Candidatus Poribacteria bacterium DNA window includes the following coding sequences:
- the ybeY gene encoding rRNA maturation RNase YbeY has protein sequence MPSPSESVTGEDSESHPGWQQTLIERVVALVLRHEVPDEPDLDVGVLATDDAAIQNLNRDYRGIDASTDVLAFAMREGVDAGLNPHLLGDIAISVETAERQAADAGHSVETELAILAIHGTLHLLGYDHDADDDYERMRARETELLAEIVASADWRDALRARGE, from the coding sequence AGTCAGTGACAGGCGAGGACTCTGAGTCGCACCCAGGATGGCAGCAAACGCTGATCGAGCGCGTCGTTGCGCTCGTGCTGCGCCATGAGGTCCCCGACGAGCCGGACCTGGACGTAGGCGTACTGGCGACCGACGACGCAGCGATCCAGAATCTGAACCGAGACTACCGTGGAATCGACGCGTCTACCGACGTGCTCGCGTTCGCGATGCGAGAGGGCGTTGACGCCGGGCTGAACCCGCACCTACTGGGCGACATCGCCATTTCGGTAGAGACCGCGGAACGCCAGGCGGCAGACGCCGGACACTCGGTCGAGACGGAGTTGGCGATCCTGGCGATCCACGGTACGCTGCATCTCCTCGGCTATGACCATGACGCGGACGACGACTACGAGCGCATGCGCGCCCGCGAGACGGAGTTGCTCGCAGAGATCGTCGCCTCCGCCGATTGGCGAGACGCTCTTCGGGCACGCGGCGAATAG